Below is a genomic region from Ziziphus jujuba cultivar Dongzao chromosome 7, ASM3175591v1.
AAAGAAAAATGTCCATATACAATCCATATCAGTACTACCGCATGCCAGAAGAAATATTTGTTCCTCGATTATGGACCATATCATGCTTTTTACGTTGATAAAGTTAATGATTTGAGCTCAGCAACCATAATGTCGATCATGGCCCTTCCACAACCAAGCGTGGGCATACTTGTACGGCGTGAGGTTTTGCAAGCTCTCTGGCGTTGATTGCGGAGATTTCCAAGGCCACACCCCACAGCCACAGGGATGGAGCTGGAAGAAGAGCGATAATTGAGGGGAGGCCCAAGGGCCAGAGGCAACAGGGCGGGATATACAAGTGCATAGCtcttttaaatatgaaaaagtaagGGTTGGATGCCATCACCATGTGAACGGTATCGGAGACTATATGATTAGCCACACCACCAATGGCCGCAACCATCATTGCACACACCATAGGTGGCCGGGCATGCATTTAATTTGTTCTCTTATCATTGCTCTTTGCTTTTTACTCAATTACaactctctttattttatttttactataattaattaataactatttGGAATTCAAGCTAGCAATAGCATCTTGTGGATTATTGTTTAGTTTTCTACTGGCCCCTGCTTCAATCATACAAGaaagttttatgttttttatgcgGATTTTTAAACCGTTTACAGGGGCAACATATTTGGggataacccaaaaaaaaaagtgaccaaATGATGAGGGTCTTTAATGGAGTGGATTAACGAGCTCTGCAATGGAATTTGACAAGATAGTTGGTGGTGAGGCAAtgaattgattattatatttggaGATGATCTTCATGACATGACCCACAAAGCAGAAAGCGAATTATTCATGCTgactttttttagttttaattccACATAGGACGTACATGGTTTGCGCCGCTGCCCATGTAGGAAACTTTTTTTCCCGAACAAAAAGCAAAGCTACCTAGGCCGCTTAGCAAGTATAAAAGCGAGCACCCTATAGGGTATTTTGATATGTACCTCTTCCTATCGAGTTTGATAGTTAACAACGACCAAGACCGggtcttttattttgaagaaaCGCCATGGGGAATGGTCCTCGCAATTTGAAGAATGCAGTTATAGCTCTACTAGCTCCTCTTCCTTCCATTATCTTCTACATCTCGTTCCTTAACCACTTTCACCGTGTTAGTACCTCAGGAAATGTTGGAGATCagtctgtttctctctctacccTCTGGACATGGTGCTATCAGCATCCTCTTCTGTTAGCCAATGTTCTCTTCTTCCTCAATGTGAATGTCCTCTTCTGGATCATCAGCCACATCCAATCCAGTCACTGGGTTCGTCAATTAATTCCCAAAAgtcttcctcttttttcttttttttcttttttttcttttttttaacttctaatTCTTCTTTCACGTCTGATTAGTTTAAATttattcgtttttttttttttaatttttattaacggAGCAGATGATCGACTTGTATTGGACGGTGATACCGGTGATGCTTGTCAATTACTATGCCACTCACCCTTTGGCTCGGTATAACGGGTGGAGATCCAAGATCGCTATTTTGTTGACTTGGGTTTGGAGTCTAAGGCTTAGCCATAACTATTTCCGGCGAGAAAAGTGGCAATGGGGAGCCAGGGAGGACTGGAGGTTCACCAATATGCGGCTTCAGTATGGCAAGCACTGGTGGTGGGTTTCCTTCTTTGCCGTCTATGTCTCTCAACAGGTACGTGACgtgtttttcttatttcatGTAGTATATCAAAAGGTTGGAAAGTTTGTCATGCCGAATAAGAACTCTGGACaactgtttgatgaaatgccgcACTAGGAATACCAACCTTTGCCTtcggttttttttattttttcatcttcTGCAGGTATTTCTGATTGGTATATGCCTTCCATTTTATGTGATCCACTCAGTGGATGAGCCACTGAACATCTGGGACTTTGTTGCCATCATTGTTTGCACAAGTGGAATCGTGGTAGCGTTCTTTGCTGATACACAACTGCATGACTTCGTGAGTAGAAACGAGAAACTGAAAGAGCTAGGGAAGCCATTGGTGGCCAATCTTGATAAGGGCTTATGGCATTATTCCCGGCATCCCAATTACTGTGGGGAGCAACTGTGGTGGTGGGGGCTAGTTATATTTGCATGGAATTTGGGACACGCATGGACCTTTATTGGCTCTTTCATCAATACTATGTGTTTAGCTTATGTGACTAAGCTTGTAGAAGACCGGATGCTGAAACAAGATTATAGAGCAGAAGCATACAGGCTTTATCAGAAGACAACATCAGTTTGGATTCCTTGGTTCAAGTCGTCCCTAGATGGAGGAAAGGATAAGAAAGCTTAGTTCCAATTTTCCTCTGCAACCTATATAACTGGTAGACGgctttatttgtatttcaaatTTTCGTGTGTTTCCTTGTTCTCTAGCACTTTTAATGAACTCTTTTTTTTGTGGTGAATCACTTGAGATGAACTCTGTTTATTTGAAAAGAAAGTCAGTTTTCTCTGCGTGTAGTTATAGATTATCAAATCATTCTCTGCGTGTAGTTACAGATTATCAAATCATTGTATGAAATTGTATAGAAGTCATGTCCCCTTTCCAAACCAAATACCCTCAGAAACCTAGCTCTCTCTAGGTATGGAAGATCTGGTCTTTGCTTTATAGGAACCGAGGAAGTAACTCAGGTTTCTGCACATCATCGTAAAAAACCTTGATACGTAACTttacatggattttttttttttttttggctaaaatacaGGGATTATGTGTTGTGTTGGCATAGAAAATTATCAAACCATAAATCGAAGGCCACGTAGATCACTAGGTATCGCAGTCACTAccaaaactataaataaaatataaaataccatAGATTGagtatatatgaaaaaagaggAATGAAAGGCTGGCGAAGGGGTAACCTTTAGTCATGCTCACGTAAATGACAAACAGGGCAAATATCATGCAGGAGTGCTAATGGTCCACTCCATGGAAAATTATGAAAGTAATGCTCTGCTTGGTGGACGATCAGGAAGACcggagaaaaaagaaacaaaggcaCGCTCCACGGGCAAAGACTGAAGAAGAGGACATCTCATACAAGGTGagaagacacaaaaaaaaaaaagaagcattgaACAAAGCGGAAGCGAAAAAGGTTGCACCGAGCAGCCTTGACTAAAAGgggaagagaggaaaaagaagGTCAATTTTTCAAggtgaacattttttttttttttaatataaaatatttcaatgtTAACATGGTATAATAAGCTATTCATTAtcagacattttataatttttttttttttttaaggtacaTAGCGTATCTTGAGTTTATATTTCACTAAACTAATCATTCAGTTTAAATTACTGTcagatataatatttttcaattaattgcGAGGAAGGCGGCTCCAATGAAAAGCTTTGGACCAATAGTATAAATGGACcaataatataaatgaaaattttcattcttattattatactttattctttattttgttgTCCATATGGTCCTCCACGTCCACTATACATTTATTTTtgagtttggtttttttttttttttttaaacaaattatttgtttttgagtTGGACACATACTTTTTTTTCAACAGCTATGTCATGAGTCAGCATTTAAAGCAATCTTTCATCGTCATTCCAAACTAAACTACCTCAGAAACCAAATATCTCGCCAACAGCAACTACGATGGAAATGGGTTTTTGTTACAATCTTCTATCCCTGATCGTCACTCGTCCGTACCTCATAGTCATTGCCATTCCAAACCAAATCTAAGAAAGCCTGGTGTTCTCTGTCATGATTTGTATTCTTTGTATTTTATGGGAATGGCGAATCTCGATCTAAATTATCCATTTCACGCCCATGGAATACACTAAATGAAAtggttaaatttattattacagTATTGAAAGATGAAACAATTGTATCTGATTGCCTTTTGTTTTATTCTCCCATTTTccttcccaaaaaataaaaattacagagTCAACAATCATAATGTGACACCTCGTGATACAAGCTTCCAACACGTGAATCAAAGCAATTAGTTCACGTTAGCTTGCCCAGCATGTTTAGCAACAAGTTGACATAGAGCAATTACAGGTAACTAAGAGCTAGACGTTTTTCGCTAACTGctactcaatttgatttttttagttaGGTGAAAGTCTTATAATACATTGGGTTtctagtttttgattttttattttttctacctAATTGTGTAACTTATTTGAAATGTTAATGTTGACTACTAATGTTTAGAATTTATTAAACATCTGAAAATTTTCTGTAttcgttttttaatttttttttttttcccttcaagtTTATAGCTATCCATCACTAACAAGCCATAATTATCAAcgacaaaaatttataataaacaaattatacataattatattgaaaaaataaaaaaacaaaaaatcaacaagTTACTAGAAGTACCTTATTTATATGATTATATCACTGATATAGCATCTAAGGATGATTAACAAGAAAGTTTCATGTGCTTAGACAATTGATATAGACGTGAAGATTTGAATATGTCACCTGAACCCTGCCACGTGTACAACTAATAAGGCAAGGGTGAATTTATCACTCTTAATAGAACAAAGCCAGTCTTTGTAATTGTTACAGTTTTTGATGTGTTTTTTAGCAGAACAGGTGGTCGTTGCGGCATTAAAATAACATGAATGTAGAAGAGGTAATATATCTCATTTTCACATTTTGTGATCTTTCTCCAAGGAGAATATTCAACGTCCTttccaaaattaaatttatttttacaaaataaaattagatattgcgtttttcttttttcttttttttttttaaagctcgCATTCTTttttcataacttttttttttttttttagttcgttttacatatataaaatatatgtatatagttggccaaatattacaaaaatacgGGTACTGATATCACGTTGTCGATGtcaaatttgatacaaaaaGATTACTCTTTAGTTTGTTACCCTTCGTAGCAGAGGGACAGGACAAGCGAGCCTGACATTTTATTTGgcctaccaaaaagaaaaaatacaattttttttttccagcatttttttttatttatttattttttcctgatAAATCACAGGAGCTTAGTTGCGAACGTTGTTATCATATTGGTCTTGTCGTTGTTTTGGTTGATGATGGACTAAGGCCGCAAGCTTCCAAATATCAGAATAAATACATTGCCTTGCCTTGTTGCCTACTTGACCCTACTACACTTCAACACAAGCCAGAGAGACCTGAAAGTTGAGCGACTGTAAATCATGGTGTCTTTTGCTTCCAACGGTAACTTTCAGAACCAAACGATGACGACGGCAAAGAAGAAGCCGATAATTCGCATGCCTAATCTTATGTTAATGGTGGTAGTGGTGGTGCTTCTTTCACTTTATATGCTTCCGATCTGTGTTTTCGCTGCCAAACGGCAAGAGCAGCAACAAAGGAAGCTGAGGTTCGGGTCGAGTGGGGAGTTTAAGATACTTCAAGTGGCAGATATGCACTATGGCAACGGCAAGCCAACTCCTTGTTTGGATGTCCTCCCCAAACAGTTCGCGAGTTGCTCCGACCTCAATACCTCTGCTTTTATTCACCGCATGATCCTAGCCGAGAAGCCCAATCTCATCGTTTTCACCGGTACTGTCTTTTAActctttcttacttttttttttttttcctaactcaaccctctttttcttcttgatcCGTTTTCTACTT
It encodes:
- the LOC107423812 gene encoding uncharacterized protein C594.04c, with the protein product MGNGPRNLKNAVIALLAPLPSIIFYISFLNHFHRVSTSGNVGDQSVSLSTLWTWCYQHPLLLANVLFFLNVNVLFWIISHIQSSHWMIDLYWTVIPVMLVNYYATHPLARYNGWRSKIAILLTWVWSLRLSHNYFRREKWQWGAREDWRFTNMRLQYGKHWWWVSFFAVYVSQQVFLIGICLPFYVIHSVDEPLNIWDFVAIIVCTSGIVVAFFADTQLHDFVSRNEKLKELGKPLVANLDKGLWHYSRHPNYCGEQLWWWGLVIFAWNLGHAWTFIGSFINTMCLAYVTKLVEDRMLKQDYRAEAYRLYQKTTSVWIPWFKSSLDGGKDKKA